The Carassius carassius chromosome 9, fCarCar2.1, whole genome shotgun sequence genome includes a region encoding these proteins:
- the elob gene encoding elongin-B isoform X1: MDVFLMIRRHKTTIFTDAKESTTVYELKRIVEGILKRAPEDQRLYKDDMLLEDSKTLGDSGFTNQTARPQAPATVGLAFRISDDAFEPLRIEAFSSPPELPDVMKPQDSGSTANEQAVQ; encoded by the exons ATG GATGTATTTTTGATGATCAGACGTCACAAGACAACCATCTTCACAGATGCTAAGGAGTCCACCACAGTCTACGAGCTGAAGCGGATTGTGGAGGGCATCCTAAAGCGAGCGCCAGAGGATCAGAGACTTTATAAG GATGACATGCTGCTAGAAGACAGTAAGACTCTCGGAGACTCTGGGTTCACAAACCAGACAGCCAGGCCTCAGGCTCCGGCCACAGTAGGACTGGCTTTTCGCATCAGCG ATGATGCTTTTGAGCCTCTAAGAATAGAGGCCTTCTCTAGCCCTCCTGAGCTTCCTGATGTTATGAAGCCTCAAGACTCGGGCAGCACTGCCAACGAACAAGCCGTGCAGTGA
- the LOC132148592 gene encoding gastrula zinc finger protein XlCGF57.1-like yields MMFIKEESEDTCDPEPYRIDSVHEEGLLKVKEESKILNEVEEKHQHQKAHDVLTGESSLTCSQTENSSSQSSTQTTVRKTFTCSLCGKQCAHRGHLNDHMLTHTGEKPFTCPQCGRRFSRRRKLNDHILIHNEEKPFVCPQCGKRYKRNEHFRSHLLSHDGGKPFTCSQCGKSFSYKRSFNDHIKVHTGECLHTCLQCGKSFLNKGHLKDHIKIHSGERPFSCSQCGKSFISKRDVTSHMRVHTEEKPFKCLQCGKGFAWASCLKIHKRHSHSEEREFTCEHCNKTFVLESYLKRHLKTHQNEKPFVCSFCGKSFLWLLCFKAHQKIHEGVKTHVCSECGRAFATANYLIKHQKVHTGERPYMCLYCGKSFSKKANLEEHVRLHTGEKPYTCTQCGGSFTSAKGLSYHRGKQCSQSVPNSCSVEIQIVSDMPKDCISTKKAITSTTLSGE; encoded by the exons atgatgtttattaaagaggagagtgaggaCACGTGTGATCCAGAGCCCTACAGAATAGATAGTGTGCACGAAGAAGGTTTGT TGAAAGTGAAAGAGGAAAGTAAAATTCTGAATGAAGTGGAGGAGAAACATCAGCATCAGAAAGCTCACGATGTCCTCACTGGAGAAAGTTCACTGACTTGCTCTCAAACTGAAAACAGTTCCTCACAAAGCAGCACTCAAACAACAGTCAGAAAGACTTTCACCTGCTCTCTGTGTGGAAAACAATGTGCCCACAGAGGTCACCTGAACGATCACATGTTAactcacaccggagagaagccgtTCACTTGCCCTCAGTGTGGAAGGAGATTCTCCCGCAGAAGAAAACTTAATGATCACATACTAATTCACAATGAAGAGAAGCCTTTCGTCtgtcctcagtgtggaaagaggtACAAACGTAATGAACACTTTCGAAGTCACTTACTAAGTCACGATGGAGGCAAGCCCTTCACCTGCtctcaatgtggaaagagtttcagttATAAACGAAGCTTTAATGATCACATCaaagttcacactggagagtGTCTGCACACGTGCCTTCAGTGCGGAAAGAGCTTCCTGAATAAAGGACATCTTAAGGATCACATAAAAATCCACAGCGGAGAGCGGCCTTTCTCTTGCTCgcagtgtggaaagagcttcatcAGTAAACGAGACGTTACAtctcacatgagagttcatactgAAGAGAAGCCTTTTAAATGCCTTCAGTGTGGAAAGGGTTTTGCGTGGGCAAGCTGTCTGAAAATCCACAAGCGCCACTCTCACTCGGAAGAAAGGGAGTTTACCTGCGAGCACTGCAATAAAACGTTTGTTTTAGAGTCGTACCTAAAGAGACACTTGAAAACTCATCAAAACGAGAAACCCTTTGTCTGTTCGTTTTGCGGGAAAAGTTTTTTATGGCTCCTGTGCTTCAAAGCACACCAGAAAATACACGAGGGTGTGAAAACCCATGTTTGCTCCGAGTGTGGGAGAGCCTTTGCTACTGCCAACTATTTGATAAAACACCAAAAGGTCCACACCGGAGAACGGCCGTACATGTGCTTATACTGCGGAAAGAGTTTCAGTAAGAAAGCAAACCTGGAAGAACACGTAAGACTGCATACTGGAGAGAAGCCGTacacctgcactcagtgtggaggCAGCTTCACCTCAGCTAAAGGTCTAAGTTATCACAGAGGAAAGCAGTGTTCCCAAAGTGTGCCAAATTCATGCTCCGTTGAAATCCAGATAGTGTCAGATATGCCCAAAGATTGCATTTCTACCAAAAAAGCAATTACATCTACAACATTAAGTGGCGAATAA
- the elob gene encoding elongin-B isoform X2 produces the protein MIRRHKTTIFTDAKESTTVYELKRIVEGILKRAPEDQRLYKDDMLLEDSKTLGDSGFTNQTARPQAPATVGLAFRISDDAFEPLRIEAFSSPPELPDVMKPQDSGSTANEQAVQ, from the exons ATGATCAGACGTCACAAGACAACCATCTTCACAGATGCTAAGGAGTCCACCACAGTCTACGAGCTGAAGCGGATTGTGGAGGGCATCCTAAAGCGAGCGCCAGAGGATCAGAGACTTTATAAG GATGACATGCTGCTAGAAGACAGTAAGACTCTCGGAGACTCTGGGTTCACAAACCAGACAGCCAGGCCTCAGGCTCCGGCCACAGTAGGACTGGCTTTTCGCATCAGCG ATGATGCTTTTGAGCCTCTAAGAATAGAGGCCTTCTCTAGCCCTCCTGAGCTTCCTGATGTTATGAAGCCTCAAGACTCGGGCAGCACTGCCAACGAACAAGCCGTGCAGTGA